A single Anopheles funestus chromosome 2RL, idAnoFuneDA-416_04, whole genome shotgun sequence DNA region contains:
- the LOC125760876 gene encoding uncharacterized protein CG43867 isoform X6, producing the protein MDLATILLLLETPPPKGGYHNFLIEHLSGGTGTTSSAGASPAHKRLSPTPGPGTVAASSARSTPIAGRKLGHHQHLLVRAKNYYCSNPMLNNSTNLYCNLDMESLEEMLKKLSELEQRVIEAEERAEEAEDKVRAMEQRLCDWPKSQNLTGPSPSPSSNPAVAAGAQQSIAAAGTGPTGHGTDPPKGTDPVKISQLESAIEEQKQLRLQDARQVGAKAAKIKEWVTNKLRELEEQNQLLREQNIKCNQQLELLRNHIATQSTRHSSVASTQPVRTSLSLDVQDVKRRSGRRRSESLDPPEHRSLHAGSSGSGSHHHPHHHHHHHHHHRRNLSMEPQELARDLAAAVDGLNLLPLSQQQPHQTAAQPQTSAAMAHHHQHHPPHHQHPAPPPPGVGVSPGSDIDAVHDYAEIYTPSREKAPAWLKGLPSGGSSTTTSDSVADLGTPRPPTPPLHRFPSWEAKIYQVANDGLAGAGGSNGVGEENESQDQESGSGMTSSVGGVNSRSQTVSGGYCDISVPVYATVKGRASQIRSMPFTGDSSDDSSDGEDGHGAMLTCATSTHNSHNSTSTDNTETSTSGSASSPSKSLKTSSSLSPAKRSGSESPKNKGRAISELSFESGLSDDYAIPPDAVSTVDTTCMDASMPSLLMRTSYADSPNKKMETLEKVGHLAKLGGKLKTWRKRWFVLKNGTLTYWKSQHDVNRKPQGQIALDEACRINRADGASTFEIDTGKKVYYLTADSNATMDDWIRVLQNVQRRNATKLLLSRDDQKPTVQGWVTKVKNGHAKKCWCVLLGKMFLYFKAPGETNPLGQINMRDARVEEVEHVSDSDSEEREDPAQSQARLTVAIYPQQQGVGPTYLILPGKQERDNWLYHLTVVSGGGPNAGTQYEQLIQKLMETDGDPNCVLWRHPILLHTKDNITSPLTSLHSETLQAEAIKLFKSCQLFLSVAVNQPGIDYHVVLAQNALQQCLDMPELQSELICALIKQTSRHTGQKLGVGVQVNKKLAKPARQLLLCATQSLFTCDTQQGSVAQANGSSPTSIQAPTVPPIDCKSNPPTYTFIQGWQLLALAVSLFVPKNSRLLWYLKLHLSRNADSKTECGKYAAYCERALERTMQNGGRETKPSRMEVLSILLKNPYHHSLPHAIPVHMMNATYQVVSFDGSTTIEEFHCTLAQEIGCRDSTNGFTLFSDDPIEKDLEHYLDPQAKLCDVISKWETALREKGSGKFENSRVIQLTYKNRLYWKHAAKLETEKERLLLCYQVNLQVVQGRFPLSRDLALELASLMAQIDMGDYSSDKSKTNSLQALDKFYPYRYRDALNQEGLKELQDLLSAKWALLRGRSILDCVRIYLTCARKWPFFGAALFQAKPRHSDQAMAWLAVSEDALSVLELSSMATIARYPYSSVMTFGGCQDDFMLVVSAEDTLQSVSNEQKLLFAMSKPKILEITLLIADYMNALGHTLPGTPQMNTLTRNGSHRSIRSRALPGSLTGTPAHNTLNSHATHANNTLTSHSHTLNSHVSHTLSSHGQPDILKSTPDHQRLK; encoded by the exons CTCTCCGAATTGGAGCAGCGCGTTATCGAAGCCGAAGAACGAGCCGAAGAGGCTGAAGACAAG GTGCGGGCCATGGAGCAACGACTGTGTGACTGGCCCAAGTCACAGAACTTAACCgggccatcaccatcaccgagCAGCAATCCGGCCGTAGCGGCCGGTGCGCAGCAATCGATCGCGGCAGCAGGAACGGGACCGACAGGACACGGTACCGACCCACCGAAAGGTACCGATCCGGTGAAGATCAGTCAGCTCGAGTCGGCCATCGAGGAGCAGAAGCAGCTGCGCCTACAGGACGCCCGGCAAGTCGGTGCCAAGGCGGCCAAAATCAAGGAGTGGGTTACGAACAAGCTGCGCGAGCTCGAGGAGCAAAACCAGCTGCTGCGCGAACAAAACATCAAGTGCAACCAGCAGCTGGAGCTGCTGCGTAATCACATTGCCACGCAGAGTACCCGCCATAGCAGCGTCGCCTCAACGCAACCCGTCCGGACTAGCTTGAGCCTGGACGTGCAGGACGTCAAGCGACGGAGCGGCCGAAGGCGTAGCGAATCGCTTGACCCACCCGAACACCGGTCACTGCACGCCGGTAGCTCCGGTTCCGGCTCGCACCATCAtccccatcaccaccaccatcaccaccatcaccatcggcGCAATCTGTCGATGGAACCGCAGGAACTTGCCCGTGATTTGGCGGCAGCCGTCGATGGTTTGAATCTGCTGCCGCTAAGCCAGCAGCAACCACACCAGACGGCGGCACAACCACAAACTTCCGCTGCGATGGcgcatcaccatcagcatcaccCACCACACCATCAACATCCGgcaccaccgccaccgggTGTCGGTGTTAGCCCTGGTTCGGACATAGACGCCGTACATGACTATGCCGAAATCTACACACCTTCGCGCGAGAAAGCACCGGCCTGGCTGAAGGGTCTTCCCAGTGGTGGATCGAGTACCACAACCTCCGATTCGGTGGCAGATCTCGGCACGCCACGACCACCTACACCACCGCTGCACCGATTCCCGAGCTGGGAAGCTAAAATTTATCAGGTCGCTAATGATGGACTGGCCGGGGCGGGTGGTAGCAATGGTGTGGGAGAGGAAAACGAATCCCAAGACCAGGAGTCCGGTTCTGGCATGACGTCCAGTGTGGGTGGGGTAAATTCACGCTCCCAAACTGTGTCCGGAGGTTACTGTGATATCAGCGTACCGGTGTACGCCACCGTCAAAGGG cgTGCATCACAAATCCGTTCAATGCCATTTACCGGCGATTCCAGCGATGACAGCAGCGACGGTGAGGATGGACACGGTGCGATGCTAACCTGTGCAACCTCGACGCACAACTCGCACAATTCTACCAGCACGGACAACACGGAGACGAGCACGTCCGGCAGTGCCTCTAGTCCCTCGAAGAGTCTCAAAACCTCCTCTAGTCTCAGTCCGGCCAAACGTTCCGGCTCGGAAAGTCCAAAGAACAAAGGCCGTG CAATTTCCGAACTGTCCTTTGAATCAGGCCTCTCGGACGACTATGCCATCCCACCGGATGCAGTTTCAACGGTCGATACGACCTGCATGGATGCATCGATGCCATCGCTGCTGATGCGCACGTCGTACGCCGACTCACCCAACAAGAAGATGGAAACACTCGAAAAGGTGGGACATCTGGCGAAGCTGGGCGGTAAGCTAAAGACGTGGCGCAAACGTTGGTTTGTCCTGAAGAACGGTACACTAACGTACTGGAAGAGTCAGCACGACGTCAACCGGAAACCGCAGGGTCAGATTGCACTGGACGAAGCGTGCCGTATTAATCGAGCCGACGGTGCGTCCACGTTTGAGATCGATACTGGTAAGAAGGTGTACTATCTGACGGCCGATTCGAACGCTACCATGGACGATTGGATACGGGTGCTGCAGAATGTACAGCGAAGGAATGCAACTAAGCTGCTGCTAAGCCGTGACGATCAGAAACCAACGGTACAGGGCTGGGTAACGAAGGTGAAGAATGGACACGCCAAGAAGTGTTGGTGTGTACTGCTAGGGAAGATGTTCCTTTACTTTAAAGCACCAGGCGAAACG aatccACTTGGTCAAATTAATATGCGTGATGCACGCGTCGAGGAAGTAGAGCACGTGTCCGATTCCGACTCGGAGGAACGAGAAGATCCCGCACAAAGCCAAGCGCGACTCACCGTTGCAATTTATCCTCAGCAGCAAGGAGTG GGTCCTACGTACTTGATACTGCCCGGTAAACAGGAACGCGATAATTGGTTGTATCACTTGACGGTCGTATCCGGTGGTGGACCTAATGCCGGTACACAATATGAACAGTTGATCCAGAAACTAATGGAAACCGATGGCGATCCAA ACTGTGTTCTCTGGAGACATCCGATACTGTTACACACGAAGGACAACATCACTTCGCCCCTAACCTCACTCCATTCCGAAACGCTTCAAGCGGAAGCGATCAAACTGTTCAAG AGCTGCCAACTGTTCCTTTCCGTAGCGGTCAATCAACCCGGTATTGACTACCATGTGGTGCTCGCCCAGAACGCCCTCCAGCAGTGTCTGGACATGCCCGAGCTTCAGTCGGAGTTAATATGCGCACTGATCAAGCAAACGTCGCGCCATACCGGACAGAAGCTGGGTGTTGGTGTCCAGGTAAACAAGAAACTGGCCAAACCCGCTCGT CAACTACTGCTTTGCGCAACCCAGAGTTTGTTCACTTGCGATACGCAGCAGGGCAGCGTTGCCCAAGCGAATGGGAGCTCACCCACTTCCATTCAG GCCCCAACCGTTCCTCCGATCGATTGCAAATCGAATCCACCGACCTACACCTTCATACAGGGCTGGCAACTGTTAGCTCTTGCAGTGTCACTGTTTGTTCCTAAAAACAGTCG CTTACTCTGGTACTTGAAGCTACACCTTTCGCGCAATGCCGACTCTAAAACGGAATGCGGCAAGTATGCGGCCTATTGCGAACGAGCACTGGAGCGCACGATGCAAAATGGTGGTCGGGAAACGAAACCATCCCGGATGGAGGTGCTCTCGATATTGCTGAAAAACCCTTACCATCATTCGCTGCCACATGCCATTCCGGTGCATATGATGAATGCAACGTACCAGGTGGTATCGTTCGATGGTTCGACCACGATCGAGGAGTTTCACTGTACGCTGGCACAGGAAATCGGTTGTCGGGATTCCACCAACGGGTTCACACTGTTCAGTGACGATCCGATCGAAAAAGATCTGGAACACTATCTGGATCCGCAAGCTAAG CTCTGTGACGTTATCTCGAAATGGGAAACTGCCCTGCGAGAGAAAGGTTCCGGCAAGTTTGAAAACTCGCGCGTCATACAGTTGACTTACAAGAATCGGCTTTACTGGAAGCATGCGGCTAAGCTGGAGACGGAGAAGGAACGACTGCTGCTCTGCTACCAAGTGAACCTTCAAG tGGTACAAGGACGCTTTCCTCTGTCGCGCGATCTAGCGCTGGAACTCGCCTCGCTGATGGCCCAAATCGATATGGGAGACTACTCATCGGACAAATCGAAAACCAACTCACTGCAAGCGCTCGATAAATTCTATCCCTATCGCTACCGGGATGCGCTCAATCAAGAAGGTCTAAAGGAGCTGCAGGACCTACTATCGGCCAAGTGGGCCCTACTGCGCGGTCGCTCCATACTCGATTGCGTGCGTATCTACTTGACGTGCGCTCGCAAATGGCCCTTCTTTGGTGCGGCCCTATTCCAAGCGAAACCACGCCACTCGGATCAAGCAATGGCTTGGCTGGCCGTATCGGAGGATGCACTCAGCGTGCTGGAGCTGTCGTCGATGGCCACCATCGCACGGTATCCGTACAGTTCCGTAATGACGTTCGGCGGTTGTCAGGACGATTTCATGCTAGTGGTCAGTGCGGAAGATACACTGCAATCGGTCAGCAACGAACAGAAGCTACTGTTTGCGATGAGCAAACCGAAGATACTGGAAATAACGCTCCTGATTGCGGACTACATGAATGCCTTGGGTCATACATTACCCGGCACGCCCCAAATGAATACACTCACCCGCAATGGAAGCCATCGAAGCATACG ATCCCGCGCACTGCCCGGTTCGTTGACGGGAACACCCGCGCACAACACGCTAAACTCCCATGCTACCCACGCCAACAACACGCTAACTTCCCACTCGCACACCCTCAACTCTCACGTCAGCCATACGCTCAGCTCCCACGGTCAACCGGACATCCTGAAAAGCACACCAGATCACCAGCGTCTCAAGTGA
- the LOC125760876 gene encoding uncharacterized protein CG43867 isoform X7 produces the protein MEQRLCDWPKSQNLTGPSPSPSSNPAVAAGAQQSIAAAGTGPTGHGTDPPKGTDPVKISQLESAIEEQKQLRLQDARQVGAKAAKIKEWVTNKLRELEEQNQLLREQNIKCNQQLELLRNHIATQSTRHSSVASTQPVRTSLSLDVQDVKRRSGRRRSESLDPPEHRSLHAGSSGSGSHHHPHHHHHHHHHHRRNLSMEPQELARDLAAAVDGLNLLPLSQQQPHQTAAQPQTSAAMAHHHQHHPPHHQHPAPPPPGVGVSPGSDIDAVHDYAEIYTPSREKAPAWLKGLPSGGSSTTTSDSVADLGTPRPPTPPLHRFPSWEAKIYQVANDGLAGAGGSNGVGEENESQDQESGSGMTSSVGGVNSRSQTVSGGYCDISVPVYATVKGRASQIRSMPFTGDSSDDSSDGEDGHGAMLTCATSTHNSHNSTSTDNTETSTSGSASSPSKSLKTSSSLSPAKRSGSESPKNKGRAISELSFESGLSDDYAIPPDAVSTVDTTCMDASMPSLLMRTSYADSPNKKMETLEKVGHLAKLGGKLKTWRKRWFVLKNGTLTYWKSQHDVNRKPQGQIALDEACRINRADGASTFEIDTGKKVYYLTADSNATMDDWIRVLQNVQRRNATKLLLSRDDQKPTVQGWVTKVKNGHAKKCWCVLLGKMFLYFKAPGETNPLGQINMRDARVEEVEHVSDSDSEEREDPAQSQARLTVAIYPQQQGVGPTYLILPGKQERDNWLYHLTVVSGGGPNAGTQYEQLIQKLMETDGDPNCVLWRHPILLHTKDNITSPLTSLHSETLQAEAIKLFKSCQLFLSVAVNQPGIDYHVVLAQNALQQCLDMPELQSELICALIKQTSRHTGQKLGVGVQVNKKLAKPARQLLLCATQSLFTCDTQQGSVAQANGSSPTSIQAPTVPPIDCKSNPPTYTFIQGWQLLALAVSLFVPKNSRLLWYLKLHLSRNADSKTECGKYAAYCERALERTMQNGGRETKPSRMEVLSILLKNPYHHSLPHAIPVHMMNATYQVVSFDGSTTIEEFHCTLAQEIGCRDSTNGFTLFSDDPIEKDLEHYLDPQAKLCDVISKWETALREKGSGKFENSRVIQLTYKNRLYWKHAAKLETEKERLLLCYQVNLQVVQGRFPLSRDLALELASLMAQIDMGDYSSDKSKTNSLQALDKFYPYRYRDALNQEGLKELQDLLSAKWALLRGRSILDCVRIYLTCARKWPFFGAALFQAKPRHSDQAMAWLAVSEDALSVLELSSMATIARYPYSSVMTFGGCQDDFMLVVSAEDTLQSVSNEQKLLFAMSKPKILEITLLIADYMNALGHTLPGTPQMNTLTRNGSHRSIRSRALPGSLTGTPAHNTLNSHATHANNTLTSHSHTLNSHVSHTLSSHGQPDILKSTPDHQRLK, from the exons ATGGAGCAACGACTGTGTGACTGGCCCAAGTCACAGAACTTAACCgggccatcaccatcaccgagCAGCAATCCGGCCGTAGCGGCCGGTGCGCAGCAATCGATCGCGGCAGCAGGAACGGGACCGACAGGACACGGTACCGACCCACCGAAAGGTACCGATCCGGTGAAGATCAGTCAGCTCGAGTCGGCCATCGAGGAGCAGAAGCAGCTGCGCCTACAGGACGCCCGGCAAGTCGGTGCCAAGGCGGCCAAAATCAAGGAGTGGGTTACGAACAAGCTGCGCGAGCTCGAGGAGCAAAACCAGCTGCTGCGCGAACAAAACATCAAGTGCAACCAGCAGCTGGAGCTGCTGCGTAATCACATTGCCACGCAGAGTACCCGCCATAGCAGCGTCGCCTCAACGCAACCCGTCCGGACTAGCTTGAGCCTGGACGTGCAGGACGTCAAGCGACGGAGCGGCCGAAGGCGTAGCGAATCGCTTGACCCACCCGAACACCGGTCACTGCACGCCGGTAGCTCCGGTTCCGGCTCGCACCATCAtccccatcaccaccaccatcaccaccatcaccatcggcGCAATCTGTCGATGGAACCGCAGGAACTTGCCCGTGATTTGGCGGCAGCCGTCGATGGTTTGAATCTGCTGCCGCTAAGCCAGCAGCAACCACACCAGACGGCGGCACAACCACAAACTTCCGCTGCGATGGcgcatcaccatcagcatcaccCACCACACCATCAACATCCGgcaccaccgccaccgggTGTCGGTGTTAGCCCTGGTTCGGACATAGACGCCGTACATGACTATGCCGAAATCTACACACCTTCGCGCGAGAAAGCACCGGCCTGGCTGAAGGGTCTTCCCAGTGGTGGATCGAGTACCACAACCTCCGATTCGGTGGCAGATCTCGGCACGCCACGACCACCTACACCACCGCTGCACCGATTCCCGAGCTGGGAAGCTAAAATTTATCAGGTCGCTAATGATGGACTGGCCGGGGCGGGTGGTAGCAATGGTGTGGGAGAGGAAAACGAATCCCAAGACCAGGAGTCCGGTTCTGGCATGACGTCCAGTGTGGGTGGGGTAAATTCACGCTCCCAAACTGTGTCCGGAGGTTACTGTGATATCAGCGTACCGGTGTACGCCACCGTCAAAGGG cgTGCATCACAAATCCGTTCAATGCCATTTACCGGCGATTCCAGCGATGACAGCAGCGACGGTGAGGATGGACACGGTGCGATGCTAACCTGTGCAACCTCGACGCACAACTCGCACAATTCTACCAGCACGGACAACACGGAGACGAGCACGTCCGGCAGTGCCTCTAGTCCCTCGAAGAGTCTCAAAACCTCCTCTAGTCTCAGTCCGGCCAAACGTTCCGGCTCGGAAAGTCCAAAGAACAAAGGCCGTG CAATTTCCGAACTGTCCTTTGAATCAGGCCTCTCGGACGACTATGCCATCCCACCGGATGCAGTTTCAACGGTCGATACGACCTGCATGGATGCATCGATGCCATCGCTGCTGATGCGCACGTCGTACGCCGACTCACCCAACAAGAAGATGGAAACACTCGAAAAGGTGGGACATCTGGCGAAGCTGGGCGGTAAGCTAAAGACGTGGCGCAAACGTTGGTTTGTCCTGAAGAACGGTACACTAACGTACTGGAAGAGTCAGCACGACGTCAACCGGAAACCGCAGGGTCAGATTGCACTGGACGAAGCGTGCCGTATTAATCGAGCCGACGGTGCGTCCACGTTTGAGATCGATACTGGTAAGAAGGTGTACTATCTGACGGCCGATTCGAACGCTACCATGGACGATTGGATACGGGTGCTGCAGAATGTACAGCGAAGGAATGCAACTAAGCTGCTGCTAAGCCGTGACGATCAGAAACCAACGGTACAGGGCTGGGTAACGAAGGTGAAGAATGGACACGCCAAGAAGTGTTGGTGTGTACTGCTAGGGAAGATGTTCCTTTACTTTAAAGCACCAGGCGAAACG aatccACTTGGTCAAATTAATATGCGTGATGCACGCGTCGAGGAAGTAGAGCACGTGTCCGATTCCGACTCGGAGGAACGAGAAGATCCCGCACAAAGCCAAGCGCGACTCACCGTTGCAATTTATCCTCAGCAGCAAGGAGTG GGTCCTACGTACTTGATACTGCCCGGTAAACAGGAACGCGATAATTGGTTGTATCACTTGACGGTCGTATCCGGTGGTGGACCTAATGCCGGTACACAATATGAACAGTTGATCCAGAAACTAATGGAAACCGATGGCGATCCAA ACTGTGTTCTCTGGAGACATCCGATACTGTTACACACGAAGGACAACATCACTTCGCCCCTAACCTCACTCCATTCCGAAACGCTTCAAGCGGAAGCGATCAAACTGTTCAAG AGCTGCCAACTGTTCCTTTCCGTAGCGGTCAATCAACCCGGTATTGACTACCATGTGGTGCTCGCCCAGAACGCCCTCCAGCAGTGTCTGGACATGCCCGAGCTTCAGTCGGAGTTAATATGCGCACTGATCAAGCAAACGTCGCGCCATACCGGACAGAAGCTGGGTGTTGGTGTCCAGGTAAACAAGAAACTGGCCAAACCCGCTCGT CAACTACTGCTTTGCGCAACCCAGAGTTTGTTCACTTGCGATACGCAGCAGGGCAGCGTTGCCCAAGCGAATGGGAGCTCACCCACTTCCATTCAG GCCCCAACCGTTCCTCCGATCGATTGCAAATCGAATCCACCGACCTACACCTTCATACAGGGCTGGCAACTGTTAGCTCTTGCAGTGTCACTGTTTGTTCCTAAAAACAGTCG CTTACTCTGGTACTTGAAGCTACACCTTTCGCGCAATGCCGACTCTAAAACGGAATGCGGCAAGTATGCGGCCTATTGCGAACGAGCACTGGAGCGCACGATGCAAAATGGTGGTCGGGAAACGAAACCATCCCGGATGGAGGTGCTCTCGATATTGCTGAAAAACCCTTACCATCATTCGCTGCCACATGCCATTCCGGTGCATATGATGAATGCAACGTACCAGGTGGTATCGTTCGATGGTTCGACCACGATCGAGGAGTTTCACTGTACGCTGGCACAGGAAATCGGTTGTCGGGATTCCACCAACGGGTTCACACTGTTCAGTGACGATCCGATCGAAAAAGATCTGGAACACTATCTGGATCCGCAAGCTAAG CTCTGTGACGTTATCTCGAAATGGGAAACTGCCCTGCGAGAGAAAGGTTCCGGCAAGTTTGAAAACTCGCGCGTCATACAGTTGACTTACAAGAATCGGCTTTACTGGAAGCATGCGGCTAAGCTGGAGACGGAGAAGGAACGACTGCTGCTCTGCTACCAAGTGAACCTTCAAG tGGTACAAGGACGCTTTCCTCTGTCGCGCGATCTAGCGCTGGAACTCGCCTCGCTGATGGCCCAAATCGATATGGGAGACTACTCATCGGACAAATCGAAAACCAACTCACTGCAAGCGCTCGATAAATTCTATCCCTATCGCTACCGGGATGCGCTCAATCAAGAAGGTCTAAAGGAGCTGCAGGACCTACTATCGGCCAAGTGGGCCCTACTGCGCGGTCGCTCCATACTCGATTGCGTGCGTATCTACTTGACGTGCGCTCGCAAATGGCCCTTCTTTGGTGCGGCCCTATTCCAAGCGAAACCACGCCACTCGGATCAAGCAATGGCTTGGCTGGCCGTATCGGAGGATGCACTCAGCGTGCTGGAGCTGTCGTCGATGGCCACCATCGCACGGTATCCGTACAGTTCCGTAATGACGTTCGGCGGTTGTCAGGACGATTTCATGCTAGTGGTCAGTGCGGAAGATACACTGCAATCGGTCAGCAACGAACAGAAGCTACTGTTTGCGATGAGCAAACCGAAGATACTGGAAATAACGCTCCTGATTGCGGACTACATGAATGCCTTGGGTCATACATTACCCGGCACGCCCCAAATGAATACACTCACCCGCAATGGAAGCCATCGAAGCATACG ATCCCGCGCACTGCCCGGTTCGTTGACGGGAACACCCGCGCACAACACGCTAAACTCCCATGCTACCCACGCCAACAACACGCTAACTTCCCACTCGCACACCCTCAACTCTCACGTCAGCCATACGCTCAGCTCCCACGGTCAACCGGACATCCTGAAAAGCACACCAGATCACCAGCGTCTCAAGTGA